From the Rhodoferax sp. WC2427 genome, one window contains:
- a CDS encoding ABC transporter substrate-binding protein, with protein sequence MKALAFLLLGWAALAAPGWAQTPAQPVDVLHWLTSASERRAANQLSTILAANGVQWRDAAIPGGGGMAAVKVLKSRVLMGDAPDVAQLIGTTLTEWADVGLVLPLNAVASRQRWAQTLFPTVMDLVSYNGMVIAAPLGIHRINTLLYNRRLFARVGLPPPTTWSELEAAVRKLSAQGIQPLAWSDEPWQVATVFEAVLLSDAGPALYRELIVQRKSSAWLDPRVERALTRLRWLRSTNTVGGEPPREKPWTDSARELLDGKAAMLVMGDWAKGELIAWGASPAKDFGCVVLPGTENSHLYSIDTLAMLANGHHREATQEKVAELVFNASTQLAYNRIKGSVPVQRDIDVASLDSCARDSWASFADPRTARVPSLAHRMAADESIKDAVAQTLWRYLTDPRMEPAEAQRRLAAVIRAPSNTP encoded by the coding sequence ATGAAAGCACTTGCCTTCTTGTTGCTGGGTTGGGCCGCGCTGGCGGCGCCGGGCTGGGCCCAAACACCCGCCCAGCCGGTGGATGTGCTGCACTGGCTCACCTCGGCCAGTGAGCGCCGCGCCGCCAACCAGCTCAGCACCATCCTGGCGGCCAATGGCGTGCAGTGGCGCGACGCGGCGATCCCCGGTGGTGGCGGCATGGCGGCCGTCAAGGTGCTCAAGAGCCGGGTGCTGATGGGCGACGCACCCGACGTGGCGCAGCTGATTGGCACCACCCTGACCGAATGGGCCGATGTGGGCCTGGTGCTGCCTCTGAACGCCGTGGCCAGCCGCCAGCGCTGGGCGCAAACCCTGTTTCCTACGGTGATGGACCTGGTCAGCTACAACGGCATGGTGATTGCCGCGCCGCTGGGCATCCACCGCATCAACACCCTGCTGTACAACCGCCGTCTGTTTGCCCGCGTGGGCCTGCCGCCGCCCACCACCTGGTCCGAGTTGGAAGCGGCGGTGCGCAAGCTGTCGGCGCAGGGCATCCAGCCGCTGGCCTGGAGCGACGAGCCCTGGCAGGTGGCCACGGTATTCGAGGCGGTGCTGCTCAGCGATGCGGGCCCGGCGCTGTACCGCGAGCTGATCGTGCAGCGCAAGAGCAGTGCCTGGCTGGACCCGCGGGTGGAGCGCGCCCTGACCCGGCTGCGCTGGCTGCGCAGCACGAACACGGTGGGTGGCGAGCCGCCACGCGAGAAGCCCTGGACCGACTCTGCCCGCGAGCTGCTGGATGGCAAAGCGGCCATGCTGGTGATGGGCGACTGGGCCAAGGGCGAGTTGATCGCCTGGGGCGCCAGTCCGGCCAAGGATTTTGGCTGCGTGGTGCTGCCCGGCACCGAGAACAGCCACCTCTACAGCATCGACACCCTGGCCATGCTGGCCAACGGCCACCACCGTGAGGCCACGCAGGAGAAGGTGGCCGAGCTGGTGTTCAATGCGTCCACCCAACTGGCCTACAACCGCATCAAGGGCTCGGTGCCGGTGCAGCGCGATATCGACGTGGCCAGCCTGGACAGTTGTGCCCGCGACTCCTGGGCCAGCTTTGCCGACCCGCGCACCGCCCGTGTGCCCAGCCTGGCCCACCGCATGGCGGCCGACGAATCCATCAAGGACGCGGTGGCCCAAACCCTGTGGCGCTACCTGACCGACCCGCGCATGGAGCCCGCCGAGGCGCAGCGCCGCCTGGCCGCCGTGATCCGCGCCCCCAGTAATACGCCGTAG
- a CDS encoding response regulator produces MNRTILVVDDDQKTRNLLKTYLEKHQYEVRVAHDGASFLAEFERFREVLSLVILDVMLPDTDGFTLCQTVRRQSPVPIIMLTASADDTDRIVGLELGADDYIAKPYNPRELLARIKAIHRRMQLGGGGAAVRFLRFAGFTMDLLERQLVDATGTLVVLTSMDFNLLRFFAEHAGETLDRGRLMEQTRGRDLGPLDRSLDVQVSRLRQRLSDDGKQPVLVKTVRGSGYVFSADVVASDA; encoded by the coding sequence ATGAACCGCACCATCCTGGTCGTCGACGACGACCAAAAAACCCGCAACCTGCTCAAAACCTACCTGGAAAAGCACCAGTACGAGGTGCGCGTGGCGCACGACGGGGCCAGTTTCCTGGCCGAGTTCGAGCGCTTCCGCGAGGTACTCAGCCTGGTGATCCTGGACGTGATGCTGCCCGACACCGATGGCTTCACCCTGTGCCAAACGGTGCGCCGCCAGTCGCCCGTGCCCATCATCATGCTGACCGCCAGCGCCGACGACACCGACCGCATCGTCGGCCTGGAGCTGGGGGCGGACGACTACATCGCCAAGCCCTACAACCCGCGCGAGCTGCTGGCCCGTATCAAGGCCATCCACCGCCGCATGCAACTGGGCGGAGGCGGTGCGGCGGTACGCTTTCTGCGCTTTGCCGGTTTCACCATGGATTTGCTGGAACGCCAGCTGGTGGATGCGACCGGCACCTTGGTGGTGCTGACCAGCATGGACTTCAACCTGTTGCGCTTCTTTGCCGAGCACGCGGGCGAGACCCTGGACCGGGGCCGCCTGATGGAGCAAACCCGGGGCCGCGACCTGGGGCCGCTGGACCGCTCGCTGGATGTGCAGGTCAGCCGCCTGCGCCAGCGCCTGAGCGACGACGGCAAGCAGCCCGTGTTGGTCAAGACCGTGCGTGGCAGCGGCTATGTGTTCTCTGCCGATGTGGTGGCCTCGGATGCTTGA
- a CDS encoding ABC transporter substrate-binding protein: MRTPFHLTATALALVCSGFAHAGNLTIESWRVDDKPLWEDVLLPAFYKANPGITVKFLPTSPPEYDSALNTRLTAGTAGDLITCRPFDVSLDLAKKGYLEKLNGTPGLKNFPESAQVAWQSDDGKNTHCMPMASVIHGFFYNKKIFADLGLAVPVTEADFFAVLDKIKATGKTTPLALGTADQWETNQIVFTGIGPNHWKGEEGRKGLISGKQKFTDPAFVSTWETMAKWAPYLSKGYQAQTYGDSQNLFGSGRAAIYPTGSWDISYFEQNSKVDFGAFKPPVQKAGDACYISDHTDIGMGINSKSKNKADAQTFLNWLASKEFADLYTNKATGFFSLSSHAIEVKNPVAKEMIGWRSQCKSTIRLNAQIMNRGTPSMENELWNVSSQVMNLKMAPKDAAQQIQAGFAKWYAPAK, translated from the coding sequence ATGCGCACCCCCTTCCACCTTACGGCCACCGCCCTTGCCCTGGTTTGCAGCGGCTTCGCCCACGCGGGCAATCTCACCATTGAAAGCTGGCGGGTGGACGACAAACCGCTGTGGGAGGACGTTCTGCTGCCCGCTTTCTACAAGGCCAACCCCGGTATCACCGTCAAGTTCTTGCCCACCTCGCCACCCGAGTACGACTCGGCCCTGAATACCCGCCTGACCGCAGGCACCGCAGGCGATCTGATCACCTGCCGCCCGTTCGATGTGTCGCTGGACCTGGCCAAAAAGGGCTACCTGGAAAAGCTCAACGGCACTCCGGGCCTGAAGAACTTCCCCGAATCGGCCCAGGTCGCCTGGCAATCGGACGATGGCAAAAATACCCACTGCATGCCCATGGCCTCGGTGATCCACGGCTTCTTCTACAACAAAAAGATCTTTGCCGACCTGGGCCTGGCCGTGCCGGTGACCGAGGCTGACTTCTTTGCCGTACTCGACAAAATCAAGGCCACCGGCAAGACCACGCCGCTGGCCCTGGGCACCGCCGACCAGTGGGAGACCAACCAGATCGTCTTCACCGGCATCGGCCCCAACCACTGGAAGGGCGAAGAAGGCCGCAAGGGCCTGATCAGCGGCAAGCAGAAGTTCACCGACCCAGCCTTCGTCAGCACCTGGGAAACCATGGCCAAGTGGGCACCCTATCTGTCCAAAGGCTACCAGGCGCAAACCTATGGCGATTCGCAAAACCTGTTCGGTTCGGGCCGTGCCGCCATCTACCCCACCGGCTCGTGGGACATCTCGTACTTCGAACAAAACAGCAAAGTCGATTTCGGCGCGTTCAAGCCGCCGGTGCAAAAAGCCGGCGATGCCTGCTACATCTCCGACCACACCGACATCGGCATGGGCATCAACAGCAAGAGCAAAAACAAGGCCGATGCGCAAACCTTCCTGAACTGGCTGGCCAGCAAGGAGTTTGCCGACCTGTACACCAACAAGGCCACCGGCTTCTTCTCGCTGTCCAGCCACGCCATCGAGGTGAAGAACCCTGTGGCCAAGGAAATGATCGGCTGGCGCAGCCAGTGCAAAAGCACTATCCGCCTGAACGCGCAGATCATGAACCGTGGCACCCCCAGCATGGAAAACGAGCTCTGGAACGTCAGCTCGCAGGTCATGAACCTGAAGATGGCACCCAAGGATGCCGCGCAGCAGATCCAGGCCGGGTTTGCCAAGTGGTACGCCCCCGCCAAGTAA
- a CDS encoding carbohydrate ABC transporter permease, with amino-acid sequence MKQGFSWRVLVFITPALLVYAVFSALPLLDTLRLGLYSTDENGLRSFSGLANYATILHDPQWSASFWNAMLNNLKFFGIHMLVQNPIGLLLAALLSLRKVRFATFYRTVFFLPTLLSVVIVGFVWQLILSPLWGVSERLLGWVGLESWFAPWLGLESSALTTLSLMSVWQFVGMPMMLIYAAMIAIPEDVIEAAVVEGASPWRIFYEIRLPLILPTLGLVTILTFVANFNAFDLIYTVKGGLAGPNYSTDILGTLFYRTFFGYQSQVASPTMGAAVATLMFLVILLGVGFYFLLVQRRLQRFAL; translated from the coding sequence ATGAAACAAGGTTTTTCCTGGCGGGTGCTGGTGTTCATCACACCCGCCCTGCTGGTCTACGCGGTGTTCAGCGCCCTGCCGCTGCTCGACACCCTGCGCCTGGGGCTGTACAGCACCGATGAAAACGGGCTGCGCAGCTTCTCCGGCCTGGCCAACTACGCCACCATCCTGCACGACCCGCAGTGGTCGGCCAGCTTCTGGAACGCCATGCTGAACAACCTGAAGTTCTTCGGCATCCACATGCTGGTGCAAAACCCGATTGGCCTGCTGCTGGCGGCCCTGCTGTCGCTGCGCAAGGTGCGCTTTGCCACGTTTTACCGCACGGTGTTTTTCTTGCCCACGCTGTTGTCGGTGGTAATTGTGGGCTTTGTCTGGCAGTTGATTTTGTCGCCGCTGTGGGGCGTTTCTGAGCGGCTGCTGGGCTGGGTGGGGCTGGAGAGCTGGTTTGCACCCTGGCTGGGGCTGGAATCGTCGGCGCTGACCACCTTGTCGCTGATGTCGGTGTGGCAATTCGTGGGCATGCCCATGATGCTGATCTACGCCGCCATGATCGCTATCCCCGAGGACGTGATCGAAGCCGCGGTGGTCGAAGGGGCCTCGCCCTGGCGCATCTTCTACGAGATCCGCCTGCCGCTGATTTTGCCCACGCTGGGGCTGGTGACCATCCTCACCTTCGTGGCCAATTTCAACGCCTTTGACCTGATCTACACCGTCAAGGGCGGGCTGGCCGGTCCCAACTACAGCACCGACATCTTGGGCACGCTGTTCTACCGCACCTTCTTTGGCTACCAGTCGCAGGTGGCCAGCCCAACCATGGGTGCGGCGGTGGCCACGCTGATGTTCCTGGTGATCCTGCTGGGCGTGGGTTTTTACTTTCTGCTGGTGCAGCGCCGCCTGCAACGCTTTGCACTGTGA
- the lexA gene encoding transcriptional repressor LexA: MDLPLFPAKLTARQQQILELIQSAIARTGAPPTRAEIANTLGFKSANAAEEHLQALARKGAIELVSGTSRGIRLKSDTLRSINESRLHNVLTQLALPLIGRVAAGSPILAQEHVDQTYHVEASMFRHKPDYLLKVRGMSMRDIGILDGDLLAVQSATDAKNGQIVVARLGDDVTVKRYRRTKNLIELLPENPDYPTIVVDPEENFAIEGLAVGLIRNTLLV, translated from the coding sequence ATGGATCTGCCCTTGTTTCCCGCCAAACTCACCGCCCGCCAGCAGCAGATTCTGGAATTGATCCAGTCCGCCATCGCCCGTACCGGCGCGCCCCCCACCCGCGCCGAAATCGCCAACACTCTGGGCTTCAAGTCGGCCAACGCCGCCGAAGAGCACCTGCAGGCCCTGGCCCGCAAAGGCGCGATTGAGCTGGTCAGCGGCACCTCGCGCGGCATCCGCCTCAAGAGCGACACCCTGCGCTCCATCAACGAGTCGCGCCTGCACAACGTGCTCACCCAGCTGGCCCTGCCCCTGATCGGCCGGGTGGCCGCCGGTTCCCCGATTTTGGCGCAGGAACACGTAGACCAAACCTACCACGTTGAAGCCAGCATGTTCCGCCACAAGCCCGATTACCTGCTCAAGGTGCGCGGCATGTCCATGCGCGACATCGGCATCCTCGACGGCGACCTGCTGGCCGTGCAATCGGCCACCGACGCCAAGAATGGCCAGATCGTGGTGGCCCGCCTGGGCGACGACGTGACCGTCAAACGCTACCGCCGTACCAAAAACCTCATCGAGCTGCTGCCGGAAAACCCCGACTACCCCACCATCGTGGTCGACCCGGAAGAAAACTTCGCCATCGAAGGCCTGGCGGTCGGGCTCATCCGCAACACCTTGCTGGTGTAG
- a CDS encoding ATP-binding protein, protein MKVRWKRWLPDSLLGRIVLVLALGVVSAQLVGTLLWARQLRESARTEALGAAHHLAVNAAGTLRFFRDLPPKYRPILIEQLRTMGGTRFFVNVNRERVAITPLGGNALVDAVVTVVRDDLVANLHPAQAPDVAFAWPDGLRVSDDGRTVNDLPESWVEATLLLRPRPAPVLVIQSEFEPGRWLYLAAPMPDPYFLDNANPLTLDRVALQLVTLLTVLVLAVLLVRGLIRPLNRIASAANAFGSDSAPEPVPETGTAELRRTARAFNEMQARIQRYLVDRERLFLGISHGLKTPIMRLKLRTELLDDEALQADFHEDLDDLDVMVKAALQSVKDTDIHENLTPVRLDTLLARLAKRPIHPNASIDFVSEPVSVQGKPLALERALSNLLDNAVLYGERVQLRLGHRGALAVVEVRDFGPGIAQASMSAAFEPHVRLGHGQQNNRTGTGLGLGIARNIIQAHGGEIRLHNHAECGLVVTVLLPAIPPTTD, encoded by the coding sequence ATGAAAGTTAGGTGGAAGCGCTGGCTGCCCGACAGCCTGCTGGGCCGCATCGTGCTGGTGCTGGCGTTGGGCGTGGTCAGCGCGCAGCTGGTGGGCACCTTGCTGTGGGCCCGCCAGTTGCGCGAAAGCGCCCGTACCGAGGCCCTGGGCGCGGCCCACCACCTGGCGGTGAATGCGGCGGGCACGCTGCGCTTTTTCCGCGACCTGCCACCCAAATACCGGCCCATCCTGATCGAGCAGCTGCGCACCATGGGCGGTACGCGGTTTTTCGTCAATGTGAACCGCGAGCGCGTCGCCATCACCCCCCTGGGCGGCAACGCCCTGGTAGACGCGGTGGTGACCGTGGTGCGCGACGACCTGGTGGCCAATCTGCACCCCGCCCAGGCCCCGGACGTGGCCTTTGCCTGGCCCGATGGCCTGCGGGTGTCGGACGATGGCCGCACCGTCAACGACCTGCCCGAGTCCTGGGTCGAGGCCACCTTGCTGCTACGCCCGCGCCCTGCACCCGTGCTGGTAATCCAGTCTGAATTTGAGCCGGGGCGCTGGCTGTACCTGGCCGCGCCCATGCCCGACCCGTATTTTCTGGACAACGCCAATCCGCTGACCCTGGACCGCGTGGCACTGCAACTGGTAACGCTGCTGACGGTGCTGGTGCTGGCGGTGCTGCTGGTGCGCGGCCTGATCCGCCCGCTGAACCGCATCGCCTCGGCGGCCAACGCCTTCGGCAGCGACAGCGCGCCCGAGCCCGTGCCTGAGACCGGCACCGCCGAGCTGCGCCGTACTGCCCGCGCCTTCAACGAGATGCAGGCCCGCATCCAGCGCTACCTGGTGGACCGCGAGCGGCTGTTTCTGGGTATCTCGCATGGGCTGAAAACCCCCATCATGCGGCTCAAGCTGCGCACCGAGCTCCTGGACGACGAAGCCCTGCAGGCCGACTTCCACGAAGACCTGGACGACCTGGACGTGATGGTCAAGGCCGCGCTGCAAAGTGTCAAAGACACCGACATCCACGAAAACCTGACCCCCGTGCGCCTCGACACCCTGCTGGCCCGGCTGGCCAAGCGGCCCATCCACCCGAATGCCAGCATCGATTTTGTGTCCGAACCGGTAAGCGTGCAGGGCAAGCCGTTGGCGCTGGAGCGGGCCCTGAGCAATCTGCTGGACAACGCCGTGCTGTATGGCGAGCGGGTGCAGCTGCGCCTGGGCCACCGCGGCGCGCTGGCGGTGGTGGAGGTGCGCGACTTCGGCCCCGGTATTGCACAGGCCTCAATGTCGGCGGCTTTCGAGCCGCATGTGCGCCTGGGCCATGGCCAGCAGAACAACCGCACCGGCACCGGCCTGGGCCTGGGTATTGCCCGCAACATCATCCAGGCGCATGGCGGCGAGATCCGGCTGCACAACCACGCGGAATGCGGGCTGGTGGTGACGGTGCTGCTGCCCGCCATTCCTCCGACGACCGACTAA
- a CDS encoding asparaginase: MNSSSSRIVVLGTGGTIAGRASRAGDNLGYTAGEVGVAQLLESLGGFADAVELVAEQVAQVDSKDMGFGLWQQLAARCAHWLAQEDVVGIVITHGTDTLEETAYFLQAVLDPAKPVVLTCAMRPATALVPDGPQNLLDAVAVATTPGARGVVAVCAGKVHSARDVQKVHSYQVDAFASGDAGLVGLVEEGRVRLLRPWPSVVDFYEGNMPPALIQSAQAAIKSVVLGGLPASGWPRVEIVLNYAGASGWLVEALVAQGVQGLVVAGTGNGTVHAALEAALLRAMAQGVRVVRSTRCVFGRVLGWGADAIPDAQGLSPVKARIALLLELLALRA, encoded by the coding sequence GTGAATTCAAGTTCTTCCAGGATCGTGGTGCTGGGCACCGGCGGCACGATTGCCGGCCGCGCCAGTCGCGCGGGCGATAACCTGGGCTATACCGCGGGCGAAGTGGGTGTGGCGCAGCTGCTGGAGTCGCTGGGCGGCTTTGCCGACGCGGTGGAGCTGGTGGCCGAGCAGGTGGCCCAGGTGGACAGCAAGGACATGGGTTTTGGCCTGTGGCAGCAGCTGGCGGCGCGCTGCGCGCACTGGCTGGCGCAGGAGGATGTGGTGGGCATCGTCATCACCCACGGCACCGATACGCTGGAGGAAACCGCGTACTTTTTGCAGGCGGTGCTGGACCCGGCCAAGCCGGTGGTGCTGACCTGCGCCATGCGCCCGGCCACGGCCCTGGTGCCCGACGGGCCGCAGAATCTGCTGGATGCCGTGGCGGTGGCCACCACCCCGGGCGCACGCGGCGTGGTGGCCGTGTGCGCGGGCAAGGTCCATAGCGCGCGCGATGTGCAGAAGGTGCACAGCTACCAGGTGGATGCGTTCGCCTCGGGCGACGCGGGCCTGGTCGGGTTGGTGGAAGAGGGCCGGGTGCGGCTGTTGCGGCCCTGGCCTTCGGTGGTGGATTTTTATGAGGGAAATATGCCTCCAGCGCTTATTCAATCAGCGCAAGCAGCTATCAAAAGTGTAGTTTTGGGTGGTCTGCCTGCCAGCGGCTGGCCACGGGTGGAGATCGTGTTGAACTACGCCGGGGCCAGCGGCTGGCTGGTGGAAGCGCTGGTGGCGCAGGGGGTGCAGGGCCTGGTGGTGGCCGGCACGGGCAATGGCACGGTGCATGCCGCGCTTGAGGCGGCCTTGCTGCGGGCCATGGCGCAGGGGGTGCGGGTGGTGCGCTCCACGCGCTGTGTGTTTGGCCGGGTGCTGGGATGGGGGGCGGATGCGATTCCCGACGCGCAGGGCTTGTCGCCCGTCAAGGCGCGGATTGCGCTGCTGTTGGAGCTGCTGGCTCTGCGGGCGTAA
- the nagA gene encoding N-acetylglucosamine-6-phosphate deacetylase, producing the protein MPSLHANILTPSGFVTGDIAFNPEGRIAHITGHPATTASVREAGLPLVLPGFIDLHVHGGAGHDIMEGGDAVLHVTRLHARHGTTSLLATTMTAPMADLEAAFSALGPVCQQRPAGAARVMGVHLEGPYISEAKLGAQPPFARPVSHAEIHQLHALAPIRLITLAPEVGGNLDMVAQLCAEGYKVQLGHSTGSYEDGVAALQQGATGFTHLFNAMSALHHREPGMVGAALAHARFAEIIPDLLHVHPGAIRAALRAIPCLYCVTDSTSAAGMPDGEYTLGRHKVFKCLGGVRLEDGTLAGSSLAMDQALRNLVDSVGLDLADASNRVSRFAAEHLGLTDRGQLVAGAWADVVVLDRDLALQAVYVEGEAIPL; encoded by the coding sequence ATGCCATCCTTGCACGCCAACATCCTGACCCCCAGCGGCTTCGTCACCGGGGACATCGCCTTCAACCCCGAAGGCCGCATCGCCCACATTACCGGCCACCCGGCCACCACCGCCAGCGTGCGCGAAGCAGGCCTGCCGCTGGTGCTGCCCGGCTTCATCGACCTGCATGTGCACGGCGGCGCGGGCCATGACATCATGGAAGGCGGCGATGCCGTGCTGCACGTGACCCGGCTGCACGCCCGGCACGGCACCACGTCGTTGCTGGCCACCACCATGACCGCGCCCATGGCCGACCTGGAAGCCGCGTTCAGCGCGCTGGGCCCGGTCTGCCAGCAGCGCCCGGCGGGTGCGGCCCGCGTCATGGGTGTGCACCTGGAGGGCCCCTACATCAGCGAGGCCAAGCTGGGGGCACAGCCGCCGTTTGCCCGGCCCGTAAGCCATGCGGAAATCCACCAGCTGCACGCCCTGGCACCGATCCGCCTGATCACCCTGGCCCCCGAAGTAGGTGGCAACCTGGACATGGTGGCCCAGCTGTGTGCCGAGGGCTACAAGGTGCAGTTGGGCCACAGCACCGGCAGCTACGAAGACGGCGTGGCCGCGCTGCAGCAGGGTGCCACCGGCTTCACCCATTTGTTCAACGCCATGTCGGCCCTGCACCACCGCGAGCCCGGCATGGTGGGAGCGGCACTGGCGCATGCCCGCTTTGCCGAGATCATTCCCGACCTGCTGCACGTGCACCCCGGTGCCATCCGCGCCGCGCTGCGGGCCATCCCCTGCCTGTACTGCGTGACCGATTCCACCTCGGCCGCGGGCATGCCGGACGGCGAATACACGCTGGGCCGCCACAAGGTGTTCAAGTGCCTGGGTGGCGTGCGGCTGGAAGACGGCACCCTGGCCGGATCCTCGCTGGCCATGGACCAGGCCCTGCGCAATCTGGTGGACAGCGTGGGGCTGGACCTGGCGGACGCGTCCAACCGCGTCTCGCGCTTTGCCGCCGAACACCTGGGCCTCACCGACCGGGGCCAATTGGTGGCCGGTGCCTGGGCCGATGTGGTGGTGCTGGACCGTGACCTGGCCCTGCAGGCGGTCTACGTGGAGGGCGAGGCCATCCCGCTTTAG
- a CDS encoding D-2-hydroxyacid dehydrogenase family protein codes for MNIVILDDYQDAVRKLECATKLEPFAAKVYTNTVKGLGQLSVRLKDADIIVLIRERTQLNRAVIEKLPRLKMIAQTGRIGAHVDVTACTERGIAVAEGVGSPTAPAELTWALILASSRRLPQYISNLKHGVWQQSGMKTASMPPNFGMGTVLKGKTMGIWGYGRIGQIVTTYARAFGMKVLVWGRETSRTRALADGVEVVDSKEALFAQSDVLSLHLRLNEETRGIVTLEDLSRMKPTSLLVNTSRAELIEPDALLAGLNRGHPGMAAIDVFESEPILQGHALLRLENCICTPHIGYVEQNSYEMYFNAAFDNVLNFIKGTPTNIINPAALQVRR; via the coding sequence ATGAACATTGTGATCCTCGACGACTACCAAGATGCCGTGCGCAAACTCGAATGCGCCACCAAGCTGGAACCCTTTGCTGCCAAGGTCTATACCAACACCGTCAAAGGCCTGGGCCAGTTGTCGGTGCGCCTCAAGGATGCCGACATCATCGTACTCATCCGCGAGCGCACCCAGCTCAACCGGGCGGTGATCGAAAAGCTGCCGCGCCTGAAGATGATCGCCCAGACCGGGCGCATCGGTGCCCATGTGGATGTCACCGCCTGCACCGAGCGCGGCATTGCCGTGGCCGAGGGCGTGGGCTCCCCCACGGCCCCGGCCGAGCTGACCTGGGCGCTGATTTTGGCCTCGTCCCGGCGGCTACCCCAGTACATCAGCAACCTCAAGCACGGGGTCTGGCAGCAATCGGGCATGAAGACCGCGTCCATGCCGCCCAATTTCGGCATGGGTACCGTGCTCAAAGGCAAGACCATGGGCATCTGGGGCTATGGCCGCATCGGCCAGATCGTCACCACCTATGCCCGCGCTTTCGGCATGAAGGTGCTGGTCTGGGGCCGCGAGACTTCGCGCACCCGGGCCCTGGCCGACGGGGTGGAGGTGGTCGACAGCAAGGAGGCCCTGTTTGCGCAGTCGGATGTGCTGTCGCTGCACCTGCGGCTGAACGAAGAAACCCGTGGCATCGTCACGCTGGAAGACCTGTCGCGCATGAAGCCCACGTCGCTGTTGGTCAACACTTCACGGGCCGAGCTGATCGAGCCTGACGCGCTGCTGGCGGGCTTGAACCGCGGCCACCCCGGCATGGCTGCCATCGACGTATTCGAGAGCGAGCCGATCTTGCAGGGCCACGCCCTGTTGCGGCTGGAGAACTGCATCTGCACCCCGCACATCGGCTACGTGGAGCAAAACAGCTACGAGATGTACTTCAATGCGGCGTTTGACAATGTGCTGAACTTCATCAAGGGCACACCTACCAACATCATCAATCCTGCGGCCCTGCAGGTACGGCGCTAG
- a CDS encoding Crp/Fnr family transcriptional regulator, protein MDEPILTIEERAAINSGHWFASLSPSLRHDILRCAYVKRYQDNGLIAARGEPPEEWVACAKGAVRVSSTSLSGKQITLTYMEPGTWFGDIAIFDGDRRTHDAYSHGETTLLCVAKADFKKILATHTELYEAMLRLQARRIRQLFGLVEDLNTLPLRARLAKQLLHLARSYGIPNLANANEIRISLQLAQEELAQLLGASRQRVNQELKAMERDDVIAIETAGLMIRDRAALLRIVEADK, encoded by the coding sequence ATGGACGAACCCATCCTGACCATTGAAGAACGCGCGGCAATTAATTCCGGACACTGGTTTGCATCGCTTTCGCCATCTTTGCGGCACGATATTTTGCGCTGCGCCTATGTCAAACGTTACCAAGACAACGGCCTGATTGCAGCCCGCGGCGAGCCGCCAGAGGAATGGGTGGCCTGCGCCAAGGGCGCGGTGCGGGTGAGCTCCACCTCGCTCTCGGGCAAGCAGATCACCCTGACCTACATGGAGCCCGGCACCTGGTTTGGCGACATCGCCATTTTTGACGGCGACCGGCGTACCCACGATGCCTACTCCCATGGCGAAACCACCCTGCTGTGCGTCGCCAAGGCCGACTTCAAAAAAATACTCGCCACCCACACCGAGCTGTACGAGGCCATGCTGCGGCTGCAGGCGCGGCGCATTCGCCAGTTGTTCGGTCTGGTCGAAGACCTGAACACCCTGCCCTTGCGGGCCCGGCTGGCCAAACAACTACTGCACCTGGCGCGCAGCTACGGGATTCCCAACCTGGCCAATGCCAACGAGATCCGCATCAGCCTGCAACTGGCCCAGGAAGAGCTGGCGCAGTTGCTGGGCGCATCACGCCAGCGCGTCAACCAGGAGCTCAAGGCGATGGAACGCGACGATGTGATCGCCATCGAAACCGCCGGCCTGATGATCCGCGACCGCGCGGCACTGCTGCGCATCGTGGAAGCGGATAAATAA